A stretch of Christensenellaceae bacterium DNA encodes these proteins:
- the rpsR gene encoding 30S ribosomal protein S18 translates to MSEERARRPMRARRPRRKVCAFCADKSETIDYKDVAKLKKFITERGKIMPRRASGTCAKHQRELAIAIKRARIMALLPYVSD, encoded by the coding sequence ATGAGTGAAGAAAGAGCAAGAAGACCTATGCGTGCAAGACGCCCGAGAAGGAAAGTATGTGCTTTCTGCGCGGATAAGTCGGAAACCATAGATTATAAAGATGTTGCAAAACTGAAGAAGTTCATTACGGAGCGCGGCAAGATTATGCCAAGACGCGCTTCGGGCACATGCGCGAAGCACCAGAGAGAGCTCGCGATCGCAATCAAGCGCGCGCGGATCATGGCGCTCCTGCCGTATGTATCCGACTAA
- a CDS encoding single-stranded DNA-binding protein, whose protein sequence is MNKAILVGNLTRDPEQRTTSSGISVTSFTVAVQRRYKSQDGQQQADFIPVVCWRGLAENVARFCSKGSKVGVVGTIQTRNYDDANGVRRYVTEIIADEVEFLNSRRDSQGSGQGEYVPPSEPPQQQNADDLFSEELSDFQPLDDAELPF, encoded by the coding sequence ATGAATAAAGCGATTCTGGTTGGAAATTTAACAAGGGATCCTGAACAGCGTACGACGTCGAGCGGTATTTCCGTCACGAGTTTTACAGTTGCGGTACAGCGTAGGTATAAATCGCAGGACGGGCAGCAGCAGGCGGATTTTATTCCGGTGGTTTGCTGGCGCGGCCTTGCCGAAAACGTTGCGCGGTTTTGTTCAAAGGGCTCCAAGGTTGGCGTCGTGGGAACGATCCAGACGCGCAACTACGACGATGCGAACGGTGTGAGACGCTACGTGACCGAGATCATCGCGGACGAGGTTGAATTTTTAAACAGCAGGCGCGACAGCCAGGGAAGCGGCCAGGGCGAGTATGTTCCGCCGTCTGAGCCGCCGCAGCAGCAAAATGCGGACGATCTCTTCTCGGAAGAGTTATCGGATTTCCAACCGCTGGACGACGCGGAACTGCCTTTCTGA
- the rpsF gene encoding 30S ribosomal protein S6: MTKYESMYILKPDMEEEKKDALVKRFSDIVVNNGGNVEKIDEWGKKRLAYPIQYINDGYYVLMNFEAEPTLPAELERNYKISDDVLRFMVINLDEK, from the coding sequence ATGACAAAGTATGAATCAATGTATATTTTGAAGCCGGATATGGAAGAGGAAAAAAAAGACGCGCTTGTAAAGAGATTTTCCGACATCGTCGTAAACAACGGCGGCAATGTGGAAAAAATCGACGAGTGGGGTAAAAAACGTCTTGCCTATCCGATTCAGTATATCAACGACGGCTACTACGTACTGATGAACTTTGAAGCGGAACCGACACTGCCGGCTGAGCTTGAAAGAAATTATAAAATCTCAGACGATGTACTGCGTTTTATGGTCATTAATCTTGACGAGAAATAA
- the gltX gene encoding glutamate--tRNA ligase, producing MEIRTRFAPSPTGYLHIGGLRTALYAYLFAKKNGGKFILRIEDTDRERLVDQASEVIYRTLKDTGLVYDEGPDVGGPYGPYIQSERKDIYRRYAEELVRRGAAYYCFCTKERLAEARGECEARKEQFKYDKHCLSLTPEEIQKNLDAGVPYVIRQNIPTEGETTYSDMVYGTVSVPNSDMEDNILLKSDGYPTYNLANVVDDHLMGITHVIRGIEYLSSTPKYNLLYEAMEWDVPQYIHLPPVMRDKQAKLSKRHGDASYEDFIAKGYLSPAILNYIALLGWSPAGNQEIFTLPELVDAFDVAGISKSPAIFDVEKLTWMNAEYIRALSQEEFIKTAMPYFEQAIDPDKFDLALITRLIQPRLEVLTEIPAKLAFLGEMPDYDIDLYNHKKMKVTPQSALVNIEAAYPVLRDLPQFSEAAIHDAMMELVEKLGIKNGQLLYPLRVAISGVAVTPGGAIEIAYLLGKHETLSRLEKSIALLKEKLV from the coding sequence ATGGAAATAAGAACGAGGTTTGCGCCCAGCCCGACGGGCTATCTTCATATCGGCGGCCTGCGGACGGCGCTTTACGCATATCTATTTGCCAAAAAAAACGGCGGGAAATTTATCCTGCGTATTGAGGATACGGACAGGGAACGTTTGGTGGACCAGGCGAGCGAGGTCATTTACCGCACGCTTAAGGATACGGGGCTTGTATACGACGAGGGACCGGACGTAGGCGGGCCGTACGGACCGTATATCCAGTCCGAGCGTAAGGATATTTATCGCCGGTACGCCGAGGAACTGGTGCGGCGCGGCGCGGCATATTATTGCTTTTGCACCAAAGAACGGCTCGCCGAAGCGCGCGGCGAGTGCGAGGCGAGAAAAGAGCAATTCAAATATGATAAGCATTGCCTTTCTCTGACGCCTGAAGAAATACAAAAAAATTTAGACGCGGGCGTACCGTATGTTATCCGCCAGAACATTCCCACAGAAGGCGAAACGACGTACAGCGATATGGTATACGGAACGGTCAGCGTGCCAAACAGCGATATGGAAGACAATATCCTGCTGAAATCGGACGGATACCCGACATATAACCTGGCAAACGTAGTGGACGACCACCTGATGGGCATTACGCACGTGATTCGCGGGATCGAATATCTTTCCTCCACGCCCAAATACAATTTACTGTATGAGGCGATGGAGTGGGACGTGCCGCAGTATATCCACCTGCCGCCTGTAATGCGCGACAAGCAGGCCAAGCTAAGCAAGCGCCATGGCGACGCTTCGTACGAGGATTTTATTGCCAAAGGCTATCTTTCGCCGGCAATCCTCAATTACATTGCGCTTCTGGGATGGAGCCCTGCTGGCAACCAGGAGATTTTTACGTTGCCTGAATTGGTGGACGCTTTTGACGTAGCGGGTATCAGCAAAAGTCCGGCCATCTTCGATGTGGAAAAGCTTACATGGATGAATGCGGAATACATCCGCGCGCTGTCTCAAGAGGAATTTATCAAAACGGCGATGCCGTATTTTGAGCAGGCGATCGATCCGGACAAATTCGACCTTGCGCTCATTACGCGGCTGATACAGCCGCGCCTTGAGGTGCTGACAGAAATTCCCGCCAAGCTTGCTTTCTTAGGAGAAATGCCGGATTATGACATAGACCTTTACAACCATAAGAAGATGAAAGTTACGCCGCAGAGCGCGCTGGTCAATATCGAAGCGGCTTATCCGGTCCTGCGGGATCTTCCGCAATTCAGTGAAGCCGCTATCCACGACGCGATGATGGAGCTTGTGGAAAAGCTGGGAATCAAAAACGGGCAGCTTTTGTATCCGCTGCGCGTAGCGATTTCAGGAGTGGCGGTCACGCCGGGCGGCGCGATCGAGATCGCGTATCTGCTGGGAAAACATGAAACATTAAGCAGGCTTGAAAAAAGTATTGCGCTGTTAAAGGAAAAACTGGTGTAA
- the glnS gene encoding glutamine--tRNA ligase has product MAEGESKNFIEEIIENDLEKGVVKEVVTRFPPEPNGYLHLGHAKAICLNFGLAEEYGGKCNLRFDDTNPLKEDASYVDAIKKDIEWLGFSWDKEVYGSDYFDYMYECAQTLIKKGLAFVDDLTAEQMREYRGTLTEPGRESPYRERSVEENLDLFRRMKAGEFAEGEKILRAKIDMSSPNLNMRDPAIFRVVKSPHHRTGDKWVIYPMYDFAHPLEDAFEGVTHSVCTMEFEDHRPLYDWVVQNCDCKNVPRQYEFARLNLSNTVMSKRYLKKLVDEGVVSGWDDPRMPTLSGVRRRGYTPEAIRDFCERIGVAKAVSEVDVRLLEHCVREDLNAHAPRVMAVLRPLKLTIENYPDGKTETLSAEDFPGSESRHEVPFSKHLYIERDDFMEEKPNNKYFRLYVGGEVRLKNAYIIKCERVIKDADGNVTEVVCSYDPTTRSGGENSGKKVKGTLHWVDADTAVRAQVRLYDYLFLEQEDGSCVTNESSMTILPDVMVEPHIKGAAKGDRFQFMRQGYFCIDPVDTTDSTLVFNQIVSLKDSFAKQVLKGN; this is encoded by the coding sequence ATGGCAGAGGGAGAATCAAAGAATTTTATCGAAGAAATCATTGAAAACGACCTTGAAAAGGGTGTTGTAAAGGAAGTCGTGACGCGGTTCCCGCCCGAACCGAACGGGTATCTGCATTTAGGACATGCAAAGGCCATTTGCCTGAATTTCGGGCTGGCGGAGGAATACGGCGGAAAGTGCAACCTGCGCTTTGACGATACGAATCCTTTGAAAGAAGACGCCTCTTATGTGGACGCGATTAAAAAAGATATAGAATGGCTGGGATTTTCCTGGGACAAGGAAGTATACGGCTCGGATTATTTTGATTATATGTATGAATGCGCCCAAACGCTCATCAAAAAAGGCCTTGCTTTTGTGGATGATTTAACGGCGGAGCAAATGCGCGAATACCGTGGAACGCTCACGGAGCCGGGCAGGGAAAGCCCGTATAGGGAGCGCAGCGTCGAAGAGAATCTGGATCTGTTCCGCCGTATGAAGGCGGGCGAATTTGCGGAGGGAGAAAAAATACTGCGCGCGAAAATCGATATGAGTTCGCCCAACCTCAATATGCGCGATCCGGCGATCTTCCGTGTCGTAAAATCGCCGCACCACCGCACGGGCGATAAGTGGGTCATCTATCCGATGTATGATTTTGCGCATCCGTTAGAGGATGCTTTTGAGGGCGTGACGCATTCCGTTTGTACGATGGAATTCGAGGATCACCGCCCGCTTTACGACTGGGTGGTACAAAACTGCGATTGTAAAAACGTGCCGCGCCAGTACGAATTTGCGCGGCTGAACCTTTCCAATACGGTGATGAGCAAGCGGTACCTGAAAAAGCTTGTGGACGAGGGCGTGGTGTCCGGCTGGGATGATCCGCGTATGCCCACGCTTTCCGGCGTGCGGCGCAGAGGATATACGCCCGAAGCGATCCGTGATTTCTGTGAACGGATCGGCGTGGCCAAGGCGGTCTCAGAGGTGGACGTCCGGCTTTTGGAGCATTGCGTGCGCGAGGATTTGAACGCGCATGCGCCGCGCGTGATGGCAGTGCTGCGTCCGCTTAAATTGACGATTGAAAATTATCCGGACGGGAAGACGGAGACGCTCAGCGCGGAGGACTTTCCCGGAAGCGAAAGCCGTCATGAGGTGCCTTTTTCGAAGCACCTTTATATCGAGCGGGACGATTTCATGGAAGAAAAGCCAAACAACAAATATTTCCGCCTGTATGTTGGCGGTGAGGTGCGGCTGAAAAACGCATATATCATAAAATGTGAACGGGTCATAAAGGATGCGGACGGAAACGTTACGGAAGTGGTTTGCAGTTATGATCCCACGACCAGGTCCGGCGGGGAAAACAGTGGGAAAAAGGTCAAAGGTACGCTGCATTGGGTGGACGCGGATACTGCTGTCAGGGCGCAGGTGCGTCTTTACGATTACCTGTTTTTAGAGCAGGAAGACGGCAGCTGCGTGACCAACGAAAGCTCGATGACCATACTGCCGGACGTGATGGTGGAGCCGCATATCAAAGGCGCCGCCAAAGGCGACCGCTTCCAGTTCATGCGGCAGGGGTATTTTTGTATCGACCCTGTGGATACAACGGATAGCACTCTGGTATTCAACCAGATCGTGAGTCTTAAGGACAGTTTTGCAAAACAGGTTTTGAAAGGGAATTGA
- the rlmH gene encoding ribosomal RNA large subunit methyltransferase H produces the protein MLARGCAAKRANGGTVIRIKIICVGKLKEDFYTKAQAEYTKMLARFCDVVIDELPDEPLSNVKGEKAQAAVREAEGKRILAKCEGYVIACDVRAGQLSSEAFARKIDTLMTGGNSVISFVIGGSLGLSGEVKSRADLRLSVSEMTMPHRLFRIVLLEQVFRAFKILNHETYHK, from the coding sequence ATGCTTGCGCGTGGGTGCGCCGCTAAACGAGCAAATGGAGGTACGGTTATCAGGATCAAGATCATTTGCGTGGGAAAACTGAAAGAAGACTTTTATACAAAGGCGCAGGCGGAATACACAAAGATGCTTGCGCGTTTTTGTGACGTTGTGATCGACGAGCTGCCGGACGAGCCGCTTTCGAACGTCAAAGGGGAAAAAGCGCAGGCGGCGGTCAGGGAAGCGGAGGGCAAACGGATCCTTGCCAAATGCGAGGGCTACGTGATCGCCTGCGACGTGCGCGCTGGGCAGCTTTCTTCAGAAGCCTTTGCGCGCAAAATAGATACGCTGATGACGGGTGGAAACAGCGTGATCAGTTTTGTGATCGGCGGGTCGCTGGGGCTTTCAGGCGAGGTGAAGAGCCGCGCGGACTTAAGGCTGTCCGTGTCGGAGATGACCATGCCGCACCGGCTGTTCCGCATCGTGCTTTTGGAACAGGTTTTTCGCGCGTTTAAGATACTAAATCACGAGACATACCATAAATAG
- a CDS encoding MBL fold metallo-hydrolase has product MGLEIAPLFSGSKGNCIYVGTETSKVLVDAGYSCSKIAAELKKVDVSMADIDGILVTHEHSDHIGGVGVISRKYDIPVYANEQTWEQMQTRVGQVHSKNIRVIDEQDFYVKDLCVQPYAISHDAVRPFGYSLTAGGKKVSVMTDLGHVTEKILKQAEGSSIVLLESNHDVEMLKCGPYPYYLKRRILSTHGHLSNDDAAQTACRLVQSGVRGILLGHLSEKNNFYELAYETVCGILQQNGITIGKHVAVGMAKREGVTGLYSAL; this is encoded by the coding sequence ATGGGACTTGAAATCGCGCCGCTTTTCAGCGGCTCCAAGGGGAACTGCATCTATGTGGGCACCGAAACGTCAAAAGTTTTGGTGGACGCAGGATATTCGTGCTCGAAAATCGCGGCGGAGCTTAAGAAAGTGGACGTGAGCATGGCGGATATTGACGGCATACTGGTAACGCACGAGCACAGCGACCATATCGGCGGCGTCGGTGTGATCTCGCGCAAGTACGATATTCCCGTGTATGCAAACGAACAGACCTGGGAGCAAATGCAGACGCGCGTAGGACAGGTGCACAGCAAGAATATACGCGTGATCGACGAACAGGATTTTTACGTAAAGGATTTGTGCGTACAGCCCTATGCGATTTCACACGACGCGGTGCGGCCTTTCGGTTACAGCCTGACCGCAGGCGGGAAAAAAGTCAGCGTGATGACGGACCTCGGGCATGTGACGGAAAAGATATTAAAGCAGGCCGAGGGATCGTCTATCGTCCTTTTGGAATCCAACCATGATGTGGAAATGCTGAAATGCGGGCCATATCCGTATTACCTGAAGCGGCGTATCTTATCCACGCACGGGCATCTTTCCAACGACGACGCGGCGCAGACGGCCTGCAGGCTCGTGCAATCCGGCGTACGCGGGATACTGCTGGGACATCTTTCGGAAAAAAATAATTTTTATGAACTCGCATATGAAACGGTATGCGGCATTTTGCAGCAAAACGGGATTACGATCGGCAAACACGTGGCGGTGGGCATGGCCAAGCGCGAAGGCGTGACGGGGCTGTACAGCGCGCTGTAA
- a CDS encoding glyoxalase, with amino-acid sequence MKFMCPLLVVSDMEVSKAFYRHVLGVRITADFGANVTFSGKFALQTLDTWGGFIERPKEDIFAGSDHELYFEEESFDELIGRLQSRGDIEYVHGVKEHAWGQRVVRFYDPDRHIIEVGESMKAVCKRFSDLGMDQEAIAKRMDVPLSYVKSLLR; translated from the coding sequence ATGAAATTTATGTGCCCTTTGCTCGTCGTTTCGGATATGGAAGTATCGAAAGCGTTTTATCGCCATGTGCTCGGCGTACGCATCACCGCCGATTTCGGAGCGAACGTCACTTTTTCCGGTAAATTCGCTTTGCAGACGCTGGATACCTGGGGCGGCTTTATCGAGCGGCCCAAAGAGGATATTTTTGCCGGCAGCGACCATGAGCTGTACTTCGAGGAAGAAAGCTTCGACGAATTGATCGGGCGCCTGCAATCAAGGGGAGACATTGAATACGTCCACGGCGTAAAAGAGCACGCCTGGGGCCAGCGGGTCGTGCGCTTTTATGATCCGGACCGTCACATCATCGAGGTCGGCGAAAGTATGAAAGCCGTTTGCAAACGTTTTTCAGACCTCGGCATGGATCAGGAAGCCATCGCCAAACGTATGGATGTGCCTCTTTCTTATGTAAAGTCGCTGCTGCGCTGA
- a CDS encoding TetR family transcriptional regulator, whose translation MNKTKEAIYNASIDIFSRCGYTGASMDDIAVSAGVAKGTLYYHFKSKEELFLFAMQTGLNHLIDDARGVLQKSLKPEEKLRALCVSQLKAVSKSQNFIKVVISQLFGQEERQQLLRGELAEYSNLIKSCIFELDAASRTQQQADAAAIGFLGMLSSLVVFCALHPSSKKSVEAILLENYLHGIL comes from the coding sequence ATGAATAAAACCAAGGAAGCCATCTATAACGCATCCATCGATATTTTTTCGCGCTGTGGATATACGGGCGCGTCCATGGACGATATTGCCGTTTCAGCGGGAGTCGCCAAAGGCACCCTCTATTATCACTTCAAAAGCAAGGAAGAATTATTCCTCTTCGCCATGCAAACCGGCCTTAATCACCTGATCGACGACGCCAGGGGCGTGCTGCAAAAATCGCTGAAGCCGGAAGAAAAGCTGAGGGCGCTTTGCGTTTCGCAGCTTAAGGCTGTCTCCAAAAGCCAGAATTTCATCAAGGTTGTCATCAGCCAACTCTTCGGCCAGGAAGAGCGCCAGCAGCTTTTGCGCGGGGAGTTGGCCGAATATTCAAATCTCATCAAGTCCTGCATTTTTGAGCTTGACGCCGCTTCAAGGACGCAGCAGCAAGCGGACGCGGCAGCCATAGGATTTTTGGGAATGCTCTCCTCTCTCGTCGTGTTCTGCGCGCTCCATCCCTCCTCTAAAAAAAGCGTTGAGGCTATCCTTCTTGAAAATTATTTGCACGGTATCCTGTAA
- a CDS encoding inorganic phosphate transporter PiT, with the protein MSISFSEFISQMGTNPAFLITVILTLGVILVNGWTDAPNAIATCVSTRALKPKPAILMAAVFNFLGVFVMTMINATVAYTIYSMVDFGGDPHESIIALCAGMVAIVTWATVAWRFGIPTSESHALIAGLSGAAIAMHGGLGGINGAEWVKVLYGLALSTGLGFGLGWGSGKLTALICKHKDYRKTTKFFHYGQIGGAAAMSFMHGAQDGQKFMGVFLLGLFLAKGQANVTSFAIPIWLMILCSVVMALGTSIGGYRIIKAVGMDMVHLKGYQGFDADMSATVCLLASSLTGLPVSTTHTKTTAIMGVGAARRVSSVNWGVVKEMFMAWILTFPGCGIIGFLMALLFMAIF; encoded by the coding sequence ATGTCAATATCATTCTCGGAATTTATTTCTCAAATGGGGACCAATCCCGCTTTCCTGATCACCGTCATACTGACGCTCGGCGTAATCCTTGTAAACGGATGGACGGACGCTCCCAACGCGATCGCGACCTGTGTTTCAACCAGGGCTTTAAAGCCAAAGCCCGCGATCCTGATGGCGGCCGTTTTTAATTTTCTGGGCGTATTCGTGATGACTATGATCAACGCCACGGTCGCGTATACCATTTACAGCATGGTCGATTTTGGCGGCGATCCGCACGAATCCATCATCGCTTTGTGCGCGGGCATGGTCGCTATCGTTACATGGGCCACCGTCGCCTGGCGTTTTGGGATTCCTACCAGCGAAAGTCATGCGCTCATCGCCGGTCTTTCGGGCGCGGCCATCGCCATGCACGGCGGTCTCGGCGGTATCAACGGCGCCGAATGGGTCAAGGTCCTGTATGGCCTTGCGCTTTCCACCGGCCTTGGTTTTGGCCTCGGCTGGGGCTCCGGCAAACTGACCGCCCTTATCTGCAAGCATAAGGACTATCGCAAGACGACAAAGTTTTTCCATTACGGGCAGATCGGCGGAGCCGCCGCCATGTCTTTTATGCACGGCGCGCAGGACGGCCAGAAATTTATGGGCGTCTTCCTGCTCGGTTTATTCCTTGCCAAAGGGCAGGCCAACGTTACGTCTTTCGCAATTCCGATCTGGCTGATGATCCTTTGTTCGGTTGTGATGGCGCTCGGCACTTCCATCGGCGGTTACCGTATCATCAAAGCCGTCGGTATGGATATGGTCCATTTAAAAGGCTACCAGGGCTTTGACGCGGATATGTCCGCGACCGTCTGCCTGCTCGCCTCCTCCCTGACCGGACTTCCCGTCAGCACGACGCATACAAAAACGACGGCGATCATGGGCGTAGGCGCCGCGCGCCGCGTATCATCCGTGAATTGGGGCGTAGTCAAGGAAATGTTCATGGCCTGGATTCTTACCTTTCCCGGCTGCGGTATCATAGGATTTTTGATGGCCCTTCTCTTTATGGCGATCTTCTGA
- the accA gene encoding acetyl-coenzyme A carboxylase carboxyl transferase subunit alpha: protein MSEKRSAWDIVKIARDPKRITSQYIIEHVFTDFIEMHGDKLFADDAAVIGGIGYLGDIPVTVVGQEKGTDLRDKVARNFGCSNPEGYRKSLRLLKQAEKFHRPVICIIDTQGAFCGIGAEERGVAESIARSLMELSRLKTPVISLFIGEGGSGGAIALGVADKRVMLENSLYSILSPEGFASILWKDSSRAAEAAELMRMTAGEIKEMDLIDDVLLEPAGGAQSDDGGKFAKVIGQYLTDTIKELRKQPIEKLLEKRYEKIRAFGQDAVTE from the coding sequence ATGAGTGAGAAACGTTCGGCATGGGACATTGTGAAAATTGCGCGCGACCCGAAGAGAATCACATCCCAGTATATCATTGAGCATGTGTTTACGGATTTTATAGAAATGCACGGCGATAAGCTGTTTGCGGACGATGCGGCAGTGATCGGCGGGATCGGTTATTTAGGCGATATTCCGGTTACGGTGGTCGGACAGGAAAAGGGAACGGACCTGCGGGATAAGGTGGCGCGCAATTTTGGTTGCTCCAATCCGGAAGGGTACCGGAAATCCCTGCGGCTGCTAAAACAGGCGGAGAAATTCCACCGTCCGGTTATTTGTATCATTGATACGCAGGGCGCGTTTTGCGGGATCGGCGCGGAAGAACGTGGGGTGGCGGAATCCATCGCGCGCAGCCTGATGGAGCTTTCGCGTTTGAAGACGCCTGTAATCAGTTTATTTATAGGCGAAGGCGGAAGCGGCGGGGCGATTGCGCTGGGTGTCGCCGACAAGCGCGTGATGCTGGAAAACTCCCTGTATTCCATCCTTTCGCCCGAGGGCTTTGCCAGTATTTTGTGGAAAGATTCTTCACGGGCGGCGGAGGCGGCGGAACTGATGCGTATGACCGCCGGAGAGATCAAGGAAATGGATTTGATCGACGATGTGCTTTTAGAGCCTGCGGGCGGCGCGCAATCAGACGACGGCGGGAAATTCGCCAAAGTCATCGGGCAATACCTGACGGATACGATAAAGGAACTCCGCAAGCAGCCGATTGAAAAGCTGCTTGAAAAGCGTTATGAAAAGATCAGGGCATTCGGGCAGGATGCGGTAACAGAATAA
- the accD gene encoding acetyl-coenzyme A carboxylase carboxyl transferase subunit beta, with the protein MGLFSKKRKDITMRVYRTNQQAQQAFEPAAMPETKLPVAHDEEQVEGMWEKCPECGAVIYTDDLIANLNVCTNCSHHFRLSARQRIMYTADDDTFTEIHADMVGSNPLDFPGYEQKIQKIRGYTNEKESMITGQCKIGGEDAVLAVMDGFFMMGSMGAAVGEKFTLAAEYAIEKKMPLIAFTVSGGARMQEGLISLMQMSKTAAVLAKLDEAGLPFFVVLTDPTTGGVTASFAMLGDVTIAEPNATIGFAGRRVIEQTIKQALPSTFQTSEFQLEKGFVDMIVPRGELKGTLIKLLQMHKGGSAK; encoded by the coding sequence ATGGGTTTGTTTTCTAAAAAACGCAAGGACATCACCATGCGTGTCTACCGCACCAACCAGCAGGCGCAGCAGGCCTTTGAACCTGCCGCAATGCCGGAAACGAAGCTGCCTGTCGCGCATGACGAAGAACAAGTCGAGGGCATGTGGGAAAAGTGTCCGGAATGCGGCGCGGTCATCTATACGGACGACCTGATCGCCAATCTTAACGTGTGTACAAACTGCAGCCATCATTTTCGTTTAAGCGCGCGCCAAAGGATCATGTATACGGCGGATGACGATACGTTCACGGAGATACACGCGGATATGGTCGGCTCCAATCCTCTGGATTTTCCGGGATACGAGCAGAAGATACAGAAAATACGCGGATATACCAATGAAAAGGAATCGATGATCACCGGACAGTGCAAGATCGGCGGAGAAGACGCCGTACTCGCGGTGATGGACGGTTTTTTTATGATGGGCTCCATGGGAGCGGCGGTCGGCGAAAAGTTTACGCTGGCGGCGGAATATGCGATTGAAAAGAAGATGCCGCTTATCGCCTTTACCGTTTCAGGCGGGGCGCGCATGCAGGAAGGGCTTATTTCCCTGATGCAGATGAGTAAAACGGCTGCGGTGCTCGCAAAGCTCGACGAAGCGGGTCTTCCGTTTTTCGTAGTGCTCACGGACCCGACGACAGGCGGCGTAACGGCCAGTTTTGCAATGCTCGGCGATGTGACGATCGCAGAACCTAACGCAACAATCGGTTTCGCGGGACGCAGGGTGATCGAACAGACGATCAAGCAGGCGCTTCCGTCAACCTTTCAGACCTCGGAATTCCAGCTTGAAAAGGGTTTTGTGGACATGATCGTGCCCAGGGGCGAGCTTAAAGGTACGCTTATAAAGCTGCTGCAAATGCATAAAGGAGGAAGCGCGAAATGA